In the genome of Granulibacter bethesdensis CGDNIH1, one region contains:
- the tig gene encoding trigger factor, translating to MQVTETLSEGLKRGFTVQVPATDIEERRTRRLAELAKTLKLPGFRPGKVPMTLVRQRYGRSVETEVLEETVNEATQTMVSERGLRPALQPKVELVRVDLDQDVEFKVELELLPDITLPDLGSVSLTRLKAEPSAEAVDKALEEIAQRQRNLEPVEEVRPAQKGDFLTVDFVGKTDGVAFQGGTGTDMDVEIAGTGFIPGFSEQMEGLSVGETRVIDVTFPEEYGVPELAGKPAQFEITAKALKKAVAPVIDDAFATKLGLDSLEKLREIVTQQIQNEYDQVSRLRVKRALLDALADQAAFEVPPTLVENEFNQIWQRVDADRKADRLDEDDKGKDEDTLRADYRKIAERRVRLGLLLAEIGRVNGVQVGNDELIRAMRAEASRYPGQEQAVLDFFRQNPQAIDSLRGPIFEEKVVDFVLETAKVDDKFVSIEELNADEDVAGIA from the coding sequence ATGCAGGTTACCGAAACCCTTTCCGAGGGCTTGAAGCGCGGATTCACCGTTCAGGTGCCGGCCACTGATATCGAGGAGCGCCGGACGCGCCGTCTGGCCGAGCTGGCCAAGACTCTGAAGCTTCCCGGCTTCCGCCCTGGCAAGGTTCCGATGACGCTGGTCCGTCAGCGCTATGGCCGTTCTGTCGAGACGGAAGTGCTGGAAGAAACCGTCAATGAAGCGACCCAGACCATGGTCAGCGAGCGCGGCCTGCGCCCCGCCCTTCAGCCGAAGGTGGAGCTGGTGCGCGTCGATCTCGATCAGGATGTCGAATTCAAGGTCGAGCTGGAATTGCTGCCTGATATTACGTTGCCTGATCTGGGTTCCGTGTCCCTGACCCGCCTCAAGGCTGAACCCAGCGCTGAAGCGGTCGACAAGGCTCTGGAGGAGATCGCTCAGCGCCAGCGTAATCTGGAGCCGGTCGAGGAAGTGCGTCCGGCGCAGAAAGGCGACTTCCTGACCGTGGATTTCGTCGGCAAGACCGATGGTGTGGCGTTCCAGGGCGGCACCGGCACCGATATGGATGTCGAGATCGCAGGAACCGGCTTTATTCCCGGTTTTTCCGAGCAGATGGAAGGCCTGTCCGTGGGTGAAACCCGCGTGATCGACGTGACCTTCCCGGAAGAATATGGCGTGCCGGAGCTGGCTGGTAAGCCCGCCCAGTTCGAAATCACCGCCAAGGCCCTGAAAAAGGCTGTTGCTCCGGTGATTGATGATGCCTTCGCCACGAAGCTGGGCCTCGACAGTCTGGAAAAGCTGCGTGAGATCGTCACCCAGCAGATCCAGAACGAATATGATCAGGTCAGCCGTCTGCGCGTGAAGCGTGCCCTGCTGGATGCTCTGGCGGATCAGGCTGCTTTTGAAGTGCCGCCGACTCTGGTGGAAAACGAATTCAACCAGATCTGGCAGCGCGTCGATGCCGACCGCAAGGCTGATCGGCTGGACGAGGACGACAAGGGCAAGGATGAGGACACGCTGCGGGCCGATTACCGCAAGATCGCAGAACGCCGTGTGCGTCTGGGCCTGCTGCTGGCCGAGATTGGTCGCGTGAACGGTGTTCAGGTCGGCAATGACGAGCTGATCCGCGCTATGCGTGCCGAAGCCAGCCGTTATCCCGGCCAGGAACAGGCCGTTCTGGACTTTTTCCGCCAGAACCCGCAGGCGATCGACAGCCTGCGCGGCCCGATCTTCGAGGAAAAGGTCGTTGATTTTGTTCTGGAAACGGCCAAGGTCGATGACAAGTTTGTCAGTATCGAAGAGCTGAATGCAGATGAGGATGTTGCCGGGATCGCCTGA
- a CDS encoding bifunctional ADP-dependent NAD(P)H-hydrate dehydratase/NAD(P)H-hydrate epimerase, with product MALADRQAALLDATRMDVPGSGLMEHAGAAVARLVRRLSSPCRVLVMAGPGNNGGDGYVAARKLQQAGWPVTVAALLPPRPGSDAARAASRWNGPVITTGIEAIRKYDLVIDAVFGAGLSKPLDSFVSEMLGNAAAKADGRVIAVDVPSGLDGATGQSMGKVTQAQATITFVRCKPGHYLMPGKLLCGEVILADIGMPAAVLNGISADAWLNSPALWHLPVVTAESHKYSRGHVTVLGGTTMPGAARLASAAARRAGAGLVSIATGREAAWGYRFGEPGLIVTDEAIATLLQDRRRHVWVCGPGLEPEAAGAALRQLVDAGRQVVADAGVFSWAANHPLHLKGTAVLTPHEGEFTRVFGAIGGDKLKAAREAAVQTNAVIILKGSDTVIAAPDGRTAINASAPPWLGTAGAGDVLSGIVAALLAQGMERWEAACAAVFLHGRAAALAGPGMCAEDLIPCLATAEADARNGIEHPLRRFRRKSKGENPFSTLSATHGIAGLHGLR from the coding sequence ATGGCGCTGGCTGATCGGCAGGCGGCCCTTCTGGATGCGACGCGGATGGATGTGCCGGGTTCCGGGCTGATGGAGCATGCCGGTGCCGCGGTGGCACGGCTGGTGAGAAGATTGTCCTCTCCTTGCCGCGTACTGGTCATGGCCGGGCCGGGCAATAATGGCGGCGATGGATATGTTGCCGCCCGAAAGCTTCAACAGGCTGGGTGGCCGGTTACGGTCGCGGCTCTTTTGCCTCCACGACCCGGCAGTGATGCGGCTCGGGCGGCTTCGCGGTGGAATGGTCCGGTTATCACGACGGGCATAGAAGCAATCCGGAAATATGATCTCGTCATTGATGCCGTGTTCGGCGCCGGATTGTCGAAACCGCTCGATTCGTTCGTGTCGGAGATGCTGGGTAATGCAGCGGCGAAGGCAGACGGGCGGGTCATTGCCGTTGATGTGCCCAGTGGTCTGGATGGGGCAACCGGCCAATCGATGGGCAAAGTCACTCAGGCTCAGGCGACCATAACCTTCGTCCGCTGCAAACCGGGGCATTATCTGATGCCGGGGAAGTTGCTGTGCGGAGAGGTCATTCTGGCCGATATCGGTATGCCAGCGGCTGTGTTGAACGGCATTTCTGCCGATGCCTGGCTGAATAGTCCCGCTTTATGGCACCTGCCGGTTGTGACAGCGGAATCGCACAAATATTCACGTGGGCATGTCACCGTTCTGGGTGGGACGACCATGCCGGGTGCGGCCCGTCTTGCGAGTGCCGCCGCGCGCAGGGCGGGAGCCGGCCTGGTTTCCATCGCTACGGGACGTGAAGCCGCATGGGGCTACCGCTTCGGTGAGCCGGGCCTGATCGTGACGGATGAAGCAATTGCCACTCTGCTTCAGGATCGCCGCCGTCATGTCTGGGTCTGCGGGCCGGGGCTGGAGCCGGAAGCTGCCGGAGCAGCCTTGCGCCAGCTGGTGGATGCAGGCCGCCAGGTCGTAGCAGATGCCGGAGTGTTTTCCTGGGCGGCCAATCATCCGTTGCATCTGAAGGGCACGGCAGTGCTGACCCCGCATGAAGGCGAGTTCACCCGCGTCTTCGGTGCGATCGGCGGCGATAAGCTGAAGGCAGCGCGTGAGGCGGCTGTGCAGACCAATGCGGTGATCATCCTGAAAGGCTCGGATACAGTCATTGCGGCCCCGGATGGGAGGACCGCCATTAATGCGTCTGCCCCGCCCTGGCTGGGTACGGCGGGCGCCGGGGATGTGTTGTCCGGTATCGTGGCGGCTCTGCTGGCGCAGGGCATGGAGCGATGGGAGGCTGCCTGTGCCGCCGTTTTTCTGCATGGCCGGGCTGCCGCTCTGGCAGGCCCGGGCATGTGTGCGGAGGATCTGATCCCGTGCCTGGCTACCGCTGAAGCCGATGCCAGAAACGGAATAGAGCATCCGTTGCGTCGTTTTCGACGAAAATCAAAGGGTGAAAACCCTTTCAGCACGCTTTCGGCCACTCATGGCATTGCGGGTTTGCACGGCCTGCGCTAA
- a CDS encoding CopD family protein, whose protein sequence is MLSSVLLAVHLLGTVLWVGGMIFALFVLRPNLILIQPAERVAFHMAVLGRFFAILRLVIPAILLSGFIMSFSLYGSFARAPWQVHVMTLTGLIMACVYGAILSGPWRSLQNGAIPPVSAFDRIRQLVHVNFGLGFITIIIACTIRTYIG, encoded by the coding sequence ATGTTGAGTTCTGTTCTGCTGGCCGTCCATCTTCTGGGGACCGTGCTGTGGGTGGGCGGCATGATTTTCGCCCTGTTCGTGCTGCGGCCCAACCTCATTCTCATTCAGCCTGCCGAACGGGTCGCCTTTCATATGGCCGTGCTGGGACGGTTTTTCGCCATTCTGCGACTGGTCATTCCGGCCATTCTGCTCAGCGGGTTCATCATGAGCTTCAGCCTTTACGGCTCTTTCGCCCGTGCCCCCTGGCAGGTGCATGTCATGACACTGACCGGCCTGATCATGGCTTGTGTCTACGGTGCCATCCTGAGCGGACCATGGCGGAGCCTTCAGAATGGCGCCATCCCTCCTGTCAGCGCTTTTGACCGGATCAGGCAACTGGTGCATGTGAATTTCGGCCTGGGTTTCATCACGATCATCATTGCATGCACAATCCGGACCTATATTGGTTGA
- a CDS encoding efflux transporter outer membrane subunit, which yields MAVRTWALGPFLAAILGACSLGPSWKSPDLDIPAAFRATPASAQAAWPSAEWWRDFNQPELTELMEEAKARNFDIAAAIARVRQADAQARVSGAPLLPASSLSGGHSWNQTARTKNGASGVSVGAGNTILTPGNHTNEVRQYNISDTISYELDFWGKNRATFEAAKESAQYSRFDQATVALTTTAAVATTYFNILGFQARVAIAEDNLRQSEETLKVIRARFEAGTASLLDVSQQEALMEGLRANVPALRSQLEQQVISLGLLVGRPPEMVSVKGGSLEQATIPQPAPGLPVDLVARRPDIAAAEAQLASANANIKVARAKFFPSFTLTASGGFQALTMAYLFTPQGQIASLSSSVAQTVFDNGVLFGNLDIAKGRYEELLATYRKAVVQAFTDVENAITSYRYATEQEAMQRKAVEVSRRAADVARAQLLAGVIDVTALLQAQQTLFSNQATLAQVRLSRFEAVINLYKALGGGWTRLPAPGHKI from the coding sequence ATGGCGGTAAGAACATGGGCACTGGGCCCGTTTCTGGCGGCTATTTTGGGGGCCTGTTCGCTCGGGCCCAGCTGGAAATCTCCGGATTTGGATATCCCCGCCGCTTTCCGTGCCACTCCTGCCAGTGCACAAGCGGCCTGGCCGTCTGCCGAGTGGTGGCGTGACTTCAATCAGCCGGAACTGACGGAGCTGATGGAAGAAGCCAAAGCCCGCAATTTCGACATCGCCGCCGCCATTGCCCGTGTCCGTCAAGCCGATGCACAGGCACGCGTCTCCGGCGCGCCATTGTTACCCGCCTCATCCCTGTCGGGAGGCCATTCATGGAATCAGACAGCACGGACCAAAAACGGGGCATCCGGTGTCTCCGTCGGGGCGGGCAACACCATTCTGACACCTGGCAATCATACCAATGAAGTCCGGCAATATAACATTTCTGATACAATCAGCTATGAGCTGGATTTCTGGGGCAAAAATCGTGCGACTTTCGAGGCCGCAAAGGAAAGTGCCCAGTATAGCCGTTTCGATCAGGCCACCGTAGCACTGACGACGACAGCCGCTGTCGCCACCACCTATTTCAATATTCTGGGCTTTCAGGCACGCGTCGCCATTGCCGAGGACAATCTGCGGCAAAGTGAGGAAACACTGAAGGTCATCCGTGCCCGTTTCGAGGCAGGAACTGCCTCTTTGCTGGATGTCTCACAGCAGGAAGCGCTGATGGAGGGATTACGCGCCAACGTCCCGGCACTCCGTTCCCAGCTGGAACAGCAGGTGATCAGCCTCGGTCTCCTGGTCGGTCGGCCGCCGGAAATGGTCTCCGTCAAAGGAGGATCCCTGGAACAGGCGACCATCCCACAACCAGCCCCCGGTCTGCCCGTTGATCTGGTGGCACGGCGGCCGGATATTGCCGCCGCCGAAGCTCAGCTTGCCTCCGCCAACGCCAATATCAAGGTTGCACGGGCGAAGTTCTTTCCCTCCTTTACCCTGACGGCAAGCGGGGGATTTCAGGCTTTGACGATGGCTTACCTGTTTACGCCTCAGGGGCAGATTGCCAGCCTCAGCAGCAGCGTGGCCCAGACGGTTTTCGATAACGGCGTTCTGTTCGGTAATCTCGATATTGCCAAAGGCCGCTATGAGGAGTTGCTCGCGACCTATCGCAAGGCCGTGGTGCAGGCTTTCACCGATGTGGAAAATGCCATCACCTCCTATCGGTACGCTACTGAACAGGAAGCAATGCAGCGCAAGGCTGTGGAGGTCTCACGACGCGCGGCCGATGTCGCGCGCGCCCAGCTTCTGGCCGGGGTGATTGATGTTACTGCCCTGTTGCAGGCACAACAGACCTTGTTCAGTAATCAGGCCACTCTGGCTCAGGTCAGGTTGTCGCGATTTGAAGCGGTCATCAATCTCTACAAGGCCCTTGGCGGTGGCTGGACCCGCTTGCCCGCTCCCGGACACAAGATATGA
- a CDS encoding efflux RND transporter periplasmic adaptor subunit has protein sequence MKFRTFAIWLLLVATAGSGVYWLVNHTKQSRPHHAGGRPTQAGGSHAVVVRTADVITQDIPVFLDGLGTVQGFYTVTVQPMVSGPLLEVRFTEGQDVHRGDILAQINPRAYKATLDQYIAKKAQDEANLANAKLDLKRYEQLGRNNYTSAQTLATQRATVAQNEALVKQDQALIDGARTNLDWTTIRAPIDGRTGLRQVDVGNLISSSSTNGLVVITQIEPIAVIFTLPQQVLPRLIRAIQHENGTPLSVIALPQGNATGGERPDDPDVLDKGALTVLNNQVDSTTGTVKLKAVFPNKNHLLWPGGFVNARLLVETLHGAVTVPPLAIQHGPDSAFVWIVNKDKTVSRRTVTTGQENQSAIVIKDGLHPGETVVLDGASRLTDGATVSIATDQPPGQTPPQQKPHPHGNRPHG, from the coding sequence ATGAAATTCCGTACTTTTGCGATCTGGCTGCTTCTGGTTGCCACTGCGGGAAGCGGGGTTTACTGGCTCGTCAACCATACCAAACAATCCCGGCCGCATCACGCTGGTGGAAGGCCCACGCAGGCGGGGGGCAGTCATGCCGTGGTTGTAAGAACCGCGGACGTTATAACGCAGGACATTCCGGTTTTTCTGGACGGGCTGGGGACTGTACAAGGTTTTTACACCGTTACGGTGCAGCCGATGGTCAGCGGCCCATTGCTGGAAGTCCGCTTTACCGAAGGTCAGGACGTCCACCGTGGCGATATTCTGGCACAGATCAATCCCCGTGCTTACAAAGCGACCCTCGACCAGTATATCGCCAAGAAAGCGCAGGATGAGGCCAATCTCGCCAATGCGAAGCTCGATCTGAAACGCTATGAGCAATTGGGGCGGAACAACTACACCTCGGCCCAGACACTGGCCACCCAGCGGGCCACGGTGGCGCAGAACGAAGCCCTGGTGAAGCAGGATCAGGCCCTGATTGACGGCGCCCGCACCAATCTGGACTGGACCACCATCCGCGCCCCGATTGATGGCCGCACCGGATTGAGACAGGTGGATGTCGGCAATCTGATCAGCAGCAGTTCCACCAACGGTCTGGTGGTGATCACACAAATCGAGCCGATTGCCGTTATCTTCACATTGCCTCAGCAGGTTCTGCCCAGGCTGATACGCGCCATTCAGCACGAAAATGGTACGCCTCTTTCAGTGATTGCCCTGCCGCAGGGGAATGCAACGGGTGGCGAGCGCCCGGATGATCCGGACGTTCTGGATAAAGGCGCACTGACCGTGCTCAACAATCAGGTGGACAGCACCACCGGCACAGTCAAGCTGAAAGCCGTGTTCCCGAATAAAAATCACCTTCTCTGGCCTGGCGGTTTCGTGAATGCTCGTCTGCTGGTGGAAACTTTGCATGGTGCCGTCACAGTACCGCCGCTGGCGATTCAGCACGGACCGGACAGCGCTTTTGTCTGGATCGTCAACAAAGATAAAACCGTTTCAAGGCGTACTGTCACAACCGGCCAGGAAAACCAGAGTGCGATCGTCATCAAGGACGGTCTGCATCCAGGCGAAACGGTCGTGCTGGATGGTGCATCCCGCCTGACTGACGGCGCGACCGTCAGTATCGCCACGGATCAGCCACCCGGACAGACACCTCCTCAACAGAAGCCCCATCCGCACGGGAACAGGCCGCACGGATGA
- a CDS encoding efflux RND transporter permease subunit, giving the protein MSISAPFIARPIATSLLAIAMMLGGLLGYLWLPVSSLPEVDFPTIQVMTRLPGLSPTGSALLLTAPLERQFGQIPGLTSMISTSADGISQITLQFDLSRNMDSAAQDVQAAINAANGTLPANLPYPPTYSKINPADAPILSLALTSGTVPLDAIADITDTVLQPKLSQLPGVGRATIQGSLRKAVRIRLLPDRLAAYGLSLEDVRNAVSNANVNGAKGGFDGAERSIQLGANDQLVSPDAYRSLVIAWRNNAPVRLSNIASIVNGLENNHVGAWVLRSGTQQSAVVLDIQRQPGANIVATVGAIREALPELQNALPAGVQLSIIADRTDTIRASVAEVEITLVLSILLVVAVIYLFLGSLRATIIPGIALPLSLIGTFAVMYEAGYSLDNLSLMALTIATGFVVDDAIVMIENVVRYIERGVPPLQAAYEGARQIGFTIISLTVSLVAVFIPLLFMSGVVGRLFKEFAITLTVAVVVSAVISLTLTPMMCGRLLRPLHEERPGLLPRLFERGFSACLEVYRRTLHIALAHQGVVLLVAFSSLAITILLYVMTPKGFLPAQDTGIITIVTEADQSVSIKRMGTLQNNAARLLAKDPAVATITSLVGVGTTNATPNTGRLTVVLKPPALRDPVLEVMERFRIIFAHQPGLTAYMQAQQDIQIGTRITRTQYQYTIIDTDVRELQQWAPRLLHTLKALPMLQDVASDQQDQGSAIMITVDRAAAMRLGITVQAIEDTLYDAFGQRQISTIYAQSNQYRVVLESDPAWQSLPDVLNRLRVPGQNDTQVPLAAVATLAPVSAPLAITHQEQFPSVTFSFNLAPGISLEQAMSSISAASLQIGVPETIAGSYAGDAAEFQRSLASEPWLILAAIIVIYIVLGVLYESTIHPVTILSTLPSAGIGALLALMATGTNLSLVALIGIVLLMGIVKKNAIMMIDFAIEAERDRGLSPAAAIEEACLLRFRPIIMTTAAALLGALPLALQHGAGSELRYPLGITIIGGLLLSQLLTLYTTPVIYLMMERVRMRLNHGRKPGPLDLPAD; this is encoded by the coding sequence ATGAGTATATCCGCGCCCTTTATTGCGCGTCCGATCGCAACCTCCCTGCTGGCGATTGCGATGATGCTCGGTGGATTGCTGGGCTATCTATGGCTGCCTGTTTCCTCTCTGCCGGAGGTCGATTTTCCGACCATACAGGTGATGACCCGTCTGCCTGGCCTCAGCCCTACCGGCTCCGCCCTGCTGCTGACAGCGCCGCTGGAGCGCCAGTTCGGGCAGATTCCCGGCTTGACAAGCATGATCTCCACCAGTGCCGATGGCATCAGCCAGATTACGCTGCAATTCGATCTGTCCCGTAACATGGACAGCGCGGCACAGGATGTTCAGGCTGCCATCAATGCTGCCAACGGAACGCTGCCGGCAAATCTGCCTTATCCGCCGACATATTCAAAAATCAATCCGGCGGATGCACCGATCCTGTCTCTGGCCCTGACATCGGGGACTGTACCACTGGATGCGATTGCAGATATTACCGATACTGTTCTGCAACCAAAACTATCGCAGCTTCCGGGTGTCGGGCGGGCCACCATTCAGGGGAGCCTGCGCAAGGCCGTGCGGATCAGGCTGTTGCCGGATCGGCTGGCAGCGTATGGTCTGTCTCTGGAAGATGTCCGCAATGCTGTTTCCAATGCGAATGTAAACGGAGCGAAAGGCGGCTTCGACGGTGCTGAACGCTCCATCCAGCTAGGCGCCAATGATCAGCTTGTGTCGCCGGATGCCTATCGTTCTCTGGTCATCGCATGGCGCAATAACGCACCCGTCCGGCTGTCGAATATTGCCAGCATTGTGAACGGACTCGAAAACAATCATGTCGGGGCATGGGTTCTTCGCAGCGGAACACAGCAATCAGCCGTCGTACTGGATATCCAGCGCCAGCCCGGAGCCAATATCGTCGCAACCGTCGGCGCAATCAGGGAAGCCCTGCCGGAATTACAGAACGCTCTTCCGGCGGGAGTACAACTTTCGATCATTGCCGACCGCACCGATACCATCCGTGCCTCTGTCGCCGAGGTCGAGATAACACTCGTTCTGTCGATCCTGCTGGTCGTCGCGGTGATCTACCTGTTTCTGGGTTCCTTACGGGCGACGATCATCCCGGGCATTGCGCTGCCACTCTCCCTGATCGGGACGTTTGCGGTGATGTATGAGGCTGGATACAGTCTCGACAATCTTTCCCTGATGGCTTTGACCATCGCGACCGGTTTCGTAGTCGATGACGCCATCGTCATGATCGAAAACGTAGTGCGGTATATCGAGCGCGGGGTGCCTCCACTTCAGGCCGCTTATGAAGGGGCACGGCAGATCGGCTTCACCATCATATCGCTGACAGTCTCGCTGGTGGCCGTGTTCATACCGCTGCTGTTCATGTCCGGTGTGGTAGGGCGGCTGTTCAAGGAATTTGCCATTACGCTCACCGTGGCGGTGGTTGTCTCCGCAGTGATCTCCCTGACATTGACCCCGATGATGTGTGGCAGATTGCTGCGCCCCCTGCATGAGGAAAGGCCCGGTCTTCTGCCACGTCTGTTCGAGCGTGGATTTTCCGCCTGTCTGGAGGTCTACCGCCGCACGCTGCATATCGCTCTGGCACACCAGGGCGTGGTACTGCTGGTTGCCTTCTCATCCCTTGCCATCACCATCCTCCTTTATGTGATGACTCCGAAAGGATTTCTGCCCGCACAGGATACCGGGATCATCACGATCGTCACGGAGGCCGACCAGAGCGTTTCCATCAAACGCATGGGGACCCTGCAAAACAATGCCGCCCGCCTTTTGGCCAAGGATCCAGCCGTGGCAACGATCACGTCTCTGGTCGGGGTCGGCACGACCAATGCCACGCCCAATACAGGCCGCTTGACCGTCGTCCTGAAACCGCCCGCCCTGCGTGATCCGGTGCTGGAAGTAATGGAGCGGTTTCGCATCATCTTCGCACATCAACCCGGCCTGACGGCGTATATGCAGGCGCAACAGGATATCCAGATCGGAACCCGTATTACGCGTACCCAGTATCAGTACACCATTATTGATACGGATGTGAGGGAACTTCAGCAATGGGCACCTCGTCTGCTGCATACGCTGAAAGCATTGCCCATGTTGCAGGATGTTGCTTCTGACCAGCAGGATCAGGGCAGCGCGATCATGATTACTGTCGACCGCGCCGCCGCCATGCGTCTTGGCATTACCGTACAGGCAATTGAGGATACGCTGTATGATGCTTTCGGGCAGCGACAGATCTCCACCATCTATGCGCAGTCCAACCAGTATCGCGTGGTGCTGGAATCCGACCCGGCGTGGCAGTCACTCCCGGATGTGCTCAACCGTCTGCGTGTGCCGGGGCAGAACGACACGCAGGTTCCGCTGGCGGCGGTGGCAACGCTCGCTCCGGTCAGCGCACCGCTCGCCATCACCCATCAGGAACAGTTTCCCTCGGTCACGTTCAGCTTCAATCTGGCACCGGGGATATCCTTGGAACAGGCCATGAGCAGCATCTCTGCCGCCAGTCTCCAGATCGGGGTGCCGGAAACGATTGCCGGTTCCTATGCGGGTGATGCCGCCGAATTCCAGCGTAGTCTGGCCAGCGAGCCATGGCTTATCCTTGCCGCCATCATTGTGATCTACATCGTGCTGGGCGTGCTGTATGAGAGCACCATCCATCCGGTTACAATCCTCTCCACGCTGCCTTCCGCAGGCATCGGCGCGCTTCTGGCCCTGATGGCGACCGGAACCAATCTTTCTCTGGTTGCGCTGATCGGCATCGTGCTGCTGATGGGCATCGTCAAGAAAAATGCGATCATGATGATCGACTTCGCTATCGAGGCGGAGCGGGATCGTGGGCTTTCCCCCGCGGCAGCGATTGAAGAAGCCTGCCTGCTGCGCTTCCGTCCCATCATCATGACGACAGCGGCCGCCTTGCTGGGGGCACTGCCGCTGGCGCTCCAGCATGGAGCCGGATCGGAATTACGCTATCCGCTGGGCATCACCATCATTGGGGGCCTGCTGCTGAGCCAGTTGCTGACCCTTTATACCACACCGGTCATCTATCTGATGATGGAGCGTGTGCGCATGCGCCTCAACCATGGCCGCAAGCCCGGTCCGCTGGATCTGCCGGCAGACTGA